One Methylosarcina fibrata AML-C10 DNA segment encodes these proteins:
- a CDS encoding PspA/IM30 family protein, whose translation MALITRLGRLFRADLHAVLDAIEEPALLLKQSIREMEESVAADEQQIRQWEYECRQLAGKRDRLAASLDDLEEKCALCFKSNQDDLARSFIKRRLETQQAMQLLGEKITTMQEKMSRLTDQLAEHHVQLTAMKQKAEVFLEEGALNTTHRENPSVCVRDEDVETAFLSEKQKWSDS comes from the coding sequence ATGGCTTTAATTACAAGACTGGGGAGGCTTTTCCGGGCCGACCTGCATGCGGTGCTGGACGCAATCGAAGAACCGGCTCTGCTGCTCAAACAAAGCATCCGGGAAATGGAAGAATCCGTTGCCGCCGACGAACAGCAAATTCGCCAATGGGAATACGAATGCCGGCAACTGGCGGGTAAACGCGACCGGCTGGCGGCATCGCTGGACGATCTGGAAGAAAAGTGCGCGCTCTGTTTTAAATCCAATCAGGACGACCTGGCACGGTCTTTCATTAAACGCAGGCTCGAAACGCAGCAGGCGATGCAGTTGCTTGGGGAAAAAATAACGACCATGCAGGAAAAAATGTCCCGTTTAACTGATCAGCTCGCGGAACATCACGTGCAATTAACGGCGATGAAGCAGAAAGCCGAAGTCTTTCTGGAAGAAGGCGCCTTGAACACGACTCATCGGGAAAACCCATCGGTGTGCGTCCGGGATGAAGACGTGGAAACCGCTTTCCTTTCTGAAAAACAAAAATGGAGCGACTCATGA
- a CDS encoding response regulator transcription factor yields the protein MSRKLRILIIEDEAAIRTGLIDVFVYHGYDVDFSGHGTEGLTKALSGKFDLILLDVMLPGMNGFEICNRIREKNRDLAVIMLTAKSNDEDIIEGLSLGADDYVAKPFSVAQLVLRVQAVLRRTRQGLSQDPSIQLGGELSIDCRNLSGRRGPQALSFTRREIEILQYLHGHANRPVSREELLSKVWGYANHLDIETRTVDIHIAKLRRKIEVDPAEPRFLITVRGAGYRLIGQQP from the coding sequence ATGTCCCGTAAATTACGCATTCTGATTATTGAAGACGAAGCCGCCATCCGTACCGGGCTGATCGACGTCTTCGTCTATCACGGTTACGACGTCGATTTTTCCGGCCACGGCACGGAGGGCCTGACCAAGGCTTTGAGCGGAAAATTCGACCTGATCCTGCTGGACGTCATGCTGCCGGGCATGAACGGCTTTGAGATCTGCAACCGGATTCGGGAAAAGAACCGCGATCTGGCCGTCATCATGCTGACGGCAAAAAGCAACGATGAAGACATCATCGAAGGCTTGTCGCTGGGCGCGGACGATTATGTCGCCAAGCCGTTTTCGGTGGCGCAACTGGTGCTCCGGGTGCAGGCGGTCTTGCGCCGAACCCGTCAGGGCTTGTCGCAAGATCCCTCGATACAACTGGGAGGCGAGCTGTCGATCGATTGCCGGAATCTGTCGGGAAGGCGCGGGCCGCAAGCGCTCTCTTTCACCCGGCGCGAGATCGAGATTCTGCAATATCTGCACGGTCACGCGAACCGGCCGGTTTCGCGCGAGGAGTTGCTCAGCAAAGTGTGGGGATATGCCAATCATCTGGACATCGAAACCCGTACCGTGGATATCCATATCGCCAAATTGCGCCGCAAGATAGAAGTCGATCCCGCCGAACCGCGATTTCTGATCACCGTGCGCGGCGCCGGTTACCGGCTGATCGGGCAACAGCCATGA